Proteins encoded by one window of Erysipelothrix rhusiopathiae:
- the polA gene encoding DNA polymerase I — translation MNKLLLIDGNSMLFRAYYGTLSRGYMKSSSGVVTNAVYGFSTMLAKAIEIINPTHVLVAFDTKDKTFRHDMFDEYKGTRKEVDEELVSQFALVREFLDAYPIKRFELSGYEADDIIGTMSRMYPDFKVEILTSDRDMLQLIDDNVDVLLMKKGLTDLRLMDKTSLMDEMGIEPKQIVDMKALMGDTSDNIPGVPSIGEKTALKLLGQYTTFENLYVHKEEIKGKMGEKIREFEEQARMSYKLAEIHTSVPLDIDLSSIKYEIPNESLNAFYRKYDMNSLITDNYDVEVVEKETIEFTNLDSSWKKSMIAISMELDKKGNLEGCYLSDGKENIYLTFGEMVGNEAFKALISSDTSIVVDSSKSLYRFCLENNIEIANQFDDLLLLAFIVNSSITTMARLKDEFGLWFHEYEGMEKGAAFTQAILSQFNTLKTEANKIEVLSVYEEIEKPLVPILSKCEFRGINVDRSVLDEIALVTHQKIETLSNQVYELAGMEFNLNSPKQLAEVLFDHLKLPTKKKRSTAVDVLEGLIEEHAIIAPILEYRKYQKLYSTYAVGLTKHIHADGKIHTSFNQHATQTGRLSSSDPNLQNISVRDEETRMIRKAFVASEGCTLMSIDYSQIELRVLSYLADEKRMMEAFNGGHDIHSETAKAIFGVDDVTSTMRRQAKSVNFGIVYGMSEYGLSKQLDITIPEARHFITRYNEIYPNITKYMDSVVEDCLRDGYVKTLFNRRRYIPEIYDANRAVKDFGKRAAMNAPIQGTAADIIKIAMIKADELLTSNNYKSSMILQVHDELVFDVYDDELEQIQDLMVSVMEHIVSWPIDLNVSVDTGKDWY, via the coding sequence ATGAATAAATTATTATTAATAGACGGGAATTCAATGCTTTTTAGGGCTTACTATGGAACGCTTTCAAGAGGATACATGAAGTCCAGTTCAGGTGTGGTCACCAATGCAGTATATGGCTTTTCAACAATGCTCGCTAAAGCAATAGAAATCATAAATCCTACACATGTCCTCGTGGCCTTTGATACAAAGGATAAAACATTTCGTCATGATATGTTTGATGAATATAAAGGGACTCGCAAAGAGGTTGATGAAGAATTGGTGTCTCAGTTTGCACTTGTACGTGAGTTTCTTGATGCATATCCGATTAAACGGTTTGAACTCAGTGGCTATGAGGCGGATGATATTATCGGAACAATGTCGAGAATGTATCCGGATTTCAAAGTTGAAATTTTAACCAGTGATCGTGATATGTTACAACTTATTGATGATAATGTTGATGTTTTACTTATGAAAAAAGGTTTAACAGATTTACGTCTTATGGATAAAACGAGTCTCATGGATGAAATGGGTATTGAGCCAAAACAAATTGTAGATATGAAGGCGTTAATGGGTGATACTAGCGATAACATTCCTGGAGTACCTTCGATCGGTGAGAAAACCGCACTTAAACTTCTTGGACAATATACTACTTTTGAGAACCTGTATGTGCATAAAGAAGAAATCAAAGGGAAAATGGGAGAAAAAATCCGTGAGTTTGAAGAACAAGCGAGAATGTCGTACAAATTAGCTGAAATTCATACCTCGGTACCCCTTGACATTGACCTCTCAAGTATTAAGTATGAAATACCGAATGAATCGTTAAATGCTTTCTATCGTAAATATGATATGAATTCACTTATTACCGATAATTATGACGTTGAAGTTGTTGAAAAAGAGACCATCGAATTTACTAATCTTGATTCATCTTGGAAGAAATCGATGATTGCGATTTCAATGGAACTTGATAAAAAAGGAAACCTTGAAGGGTGTTATCTTTCTGATGGTAAAGAAAACATATACTTAACATTTGGAGAAATGGTCGGCAATGAAGCCTTTAAAGCGCTTATTTCATCAGATACTTCAATAGTTGTGGATTCGTCTAAATCACTCTATCGATTCTGTTTAGAAAACAATATTGAAATTGCTAATCAATTTGATGATTTGTTACTTCTTGCATTTATAGTAAATTCGTCAATAACGACCATGGCACGATTAAAGGATGAATTTGGTTTGTGGTTCCATGAGTATGAAGGTATGGAAAAGGGTGCAGCGTTTACTCAAGCAATACTTTCACAATTCAATACACTAAAAACAGAAGCTAATAAAATTGAAGTGCTCTCTGTCTATGAAGAGATTGAAAAACCTTTAGTTCCCATTTTATCAAAGTGTGAGTTTAGAGGAATCAATGTTGATCGAAGCGTGCTTGATGAAATTGCGCTCGTGACACACCAAAAAATCGAGACACTGAGCAACCAAGTCTATGAACTTGCAGGGATGGAATTCAATTTAAATTCGCCAAAACAGCTTGCTGAGGTGTTGTTTGATCATCTAAAATTGCCTACGAAAAAGAAACGATCAACTGCAGTTGATGTACTTGAAGGCTTGATTGAAGAACATGCAATAATAGCTCCAATTTTGGAGTATCGAAAGTACCAAAAACTTTACAGTACTTATGCTGTAGGATTAACAAAGCATATCCATGCTGATGGAAAAATTCATACTTCTTTTAATCAACATGCAACACAAACCGGTCGTTTGTCTTCAAGTGACCCAAATTTACAAAATATTTCGGTTCGTGATGAAGAGACACGGATGATTCGGAAAGCTTTTGTAGCATCCGAAGGTTGTACCTTAATGTCCATCGATTATTCTCAAATTGAGCTTCGTGTACTCTCTTACTTAGCTGATGAAAAACGTATGATGGAAGCATTTAATGGTGGTCATGATATTCACTCCGAAACTGCGAAAGCGATATTTGGTGTTGATGATGTAACAAGTACGATGCGACGTCAAGCAAAAAGTGTTAACTTTGGTATCGTTTATGGCATGTCAGAATATGGACTTTCAAAACAATTGGATATCACTATTCCAGAAGCACGTCATTTTATAACACGATATAATGAAATTTACCCTAACATTACAAAATATATGGATTCTGTCGTTGAAGACTGTTTGCGTGACGGTTATGTCAAGACACTCTTTAATCGCCGTCGTTATATTCCTGAAATCTACGATGCCAATCGTGCAGTGAAAGATTTTGGAAAACGTGCAGCGATGAATGCGCCGATTCAAGGTACAGCAGCAGATATTATCAAAATTGCAATGATTAAAGCAGACGAATTATTAACGTCAAACAATTACAAATCG
- a CDS encoding metal ABC transporter substrate-binding protein, producing MKRLMSKLLVLVIILGTLSGCVPRSRNVIVTNYPIQFLVERLAGERVNVQRIDTGLIPQQATVKEDFQEIIKKADTIFYINELQPYWQLYLDDLQNSKLQMIDLSERSMLYPFKRYTNVVVDGQSHAIESEYYESDAFAAVDQYDKDPFLWMDPLAMTSMARTIKDWLVQTYPDEEAYFTEQFETLEVELTGLQAQYQLLRDSEKGIKFVSMTPSFGNWQKSYNIGVYPATLSKYGVLPDEDMLNAIRARIAKDGVQFIAYEENMPEEYVKLFNQLKTEFNLTQIELSNLYNLSDKDIEANYDYIAKMRLNLETLETIAK from the coding sequence ATGAAACGATTGATGAGTAAATTACTAGTATTGGTTATCATACTGGGGACATTGTCGGGATGCGTTCCTAGAAGTCGGAATGTCATCGTTACAAATTATCCGATTCAGTTCCTTGTTGAACGTCTTGCGGGAGAACGTGTTAACGTTCAGCGCATTGACACAGGATTAATACCTCAACAGGCAACGGTAAAAGAAGATTTTCAAGAAATTATAAAAAAAGCAGATACAATTTTTTATATTAATGAATTACAGCCTTATTGGCAACTATACTTGGATGATCTTCAAAACTCTAAATTACAGATGATTGATTTATCGGAACGTTCCATGTTATATCCATTTAAACGCTACACAAATGTTGTGGTTGATGGGCAATCGCATGCGATAGAATCCGAATATTATGAGTCTGATGCTTTTGCAGCAGTTGATCAATATGATAAAGATCCGTTTTTATGGATGGATCCTTTAGCGATGACTTCAATGGCGCGAACAATAAAAGATTGGCTTGTACAAACTTATCCGGATGAAGAAGCATACTTTACAGAGCAATTTGAAACATTAGAAGTAGAATTAACAGGGCTTCAAGCACAATATCAACTTTTACGTGATTCGGAGAAAGGTATTAAATTTGTTTCCATGACACCATCTTTTGGGAATTGGCAAAAGAGTTATAATATCGGTGTATATCCAGCGACATTATCAAAATACGGTGTTTTACCAGATGAAGATATGCTCAATGCGATCCGTGCACGGATTGCGAAGGATGGCGTACAATTTATTGCATATGAAGAGAATATGCCAGAAGAATATGTAAAATTATTTAATCAATTAAAAACAGAGTTTAATTTAACACAAATTGAATTAAGCAATCTTTATAATCTATCAGATAAAGATATCGAAGCGAATTATGATTACATCGCGAAAATGAGACTTAATCTAGAAACCCTTGAGACGATTGCTAAGTAA
- a CDS encoding AI-2E family transporter, which translates to MNIFQRIQKFFDDHFSWKQLVPFMLFLLSVFLLMQTWAVWQHAFELAKRILLPFVIGFALAYIVRPIAVFFEKYNIKRAISVPITLVLFVVLIVLLFSSILPSLYTDISQLIGNSMDGIQQLYNYYKEINHNNPSPWADDIFKQVMGMLNGIVGQIPTLPAAASQFLSKIFSTITTGIFSFIIGMYFVFDYENFTGSVLRIANNISPKLGNSIIVIDHAVSRYLGTLVVIMTITCIEYSLLYLAVGHNYAFVLGVLTAFGLLIPYIGPTVVHVLGILTALTLPLPRVIILTIGLVILSNVDGYVVSPMVYSKRDKIEPLWSLFAFFASSVLFGFVGILISMPLYFSIRALFNLRKNNWVIPEEN; encoded by the coding sequence ATGAACATTTTTCAACGTATTCAAAAATTTTTTGACGATCATTTCAGTTGGAAGCAACTTGTTCCATTTATGTTATTTTTATTAAGTGTTTTCTTATTGATGCAAACATGGGCAGTATGGCAACATGCTTTTGAATTAGCTAAGCGAATTCTTCTGCCATTTGTTATTGGCTTTGCACTTGCATATATTGTAAGACCGATTGCGGTGTTTTTTGAAAAATATAATATTAAAAGAGCAATCAGTGTTCCAATTACACTCGTTTTGTTTGTAGTTTTGATTGTACTGCTCTTTTCATCGATCTTACCATCATTGTATACAGATATTTCGCAGTTAATTGGTAATAGTATGGACGGCATACAGCAACTCTATAATTACTACAAAGAAATTAACCATAATAATCCTTCTCCATGGGCGGATGACATTTTTAAACAAGTGATGGGAATGCTTAACGGAATTGTGGGCCAGATACCTACATTGCCAGCAGCTGCTTCACAATTCCTATCAAAGATTTTTTCAACAATCACTACAGGTATTTTCTCGTTTATTATCGGGATGTATTTTGTATTCGATTATGAAAATTTTACGGGAAGTGTTTTACGCATTGCGAATAATATTTCTCCAAAACTCGGAAATTCAATTATTGTTATTGACCATGCTGTAAGTCGTTATTTAGGGACACTCGTTGTGATTATGACTATTACATGTATTGAGTACAGTTTGCTTTATTTAGCTGTCGGACATAATTATGCATTTGTTCTTGGTGTTCTAACGGCATTTGGGTTGTTAATACCTTACATTGGGCCAACAGTTGTACATGTATTAGGGATCTTAACCGCTTTAACGTTACCGTTACCGCGAGTGATTATACTTACAATTGGATTGGTTATTCTTTCAAATGTTGATGGGTATGTCGTTTCTCCTATGGTTTACTCCAAGCGTGATAAAATCGAACCGCTTTGGTCCTTATTTGCGTTTTTCGCATCAAGTGTTTTATTTGGTTTTGTAGGGATTTTAATTTCGATGCCATTATACTTCTCAATACGAGCATTATTCAACTTGAGAAAGAATAATTGGGTTATCCCTGAAGAAAATTAG